The genomic interval TGATAGCGTCGCCCCAGCGACTGCGGAGCACTCCCCGCCGGGGTCGCCGCTCTCTGCCGGGACGGCGCTGCCACCGCGAGGGCGGGTGCGGGTGGCAGGGGATCTTCAGGCAGGGACGAAGAGAGCCGACGCATGAGCCTCGCGCAGTTGCACTACACCTCCGCGGACGGGGACGGGACCAGCGAGGACGGGCCGACCGCCGCCCGTTTCACCTCGGTCGACCCCTCCATACCCGCGTCCGTGCTGACCGAGGCGGGACCGCTGCTGGCGTACGAGGCGCCGCGCGGCACACCGGACCGGCTCACGGACACCGCCCTGCGCGCCCTGCCCGAGGCGTACAGCTTCAGCGTGCTCTCCGACGGCAGCGGGCTGCTGGCCCGGACCGTCGCGGTGCGCTCCCCCCGGACCTCCGCCGTCCGCTTCCACGCCCACGCGGTCCACCTGCCCCCCGGCACCCGGCTCCCCGAGGGCACCCTCCCGCTCACCGCCTGCCGGTCCGCCCGCTGGGCCGCCGCGACGCCGGACCGCCCGCTGCCCGGCCCGCTCGCCGCGCTGCCCGCCCCGGCCGGACACGAGGCCCGGGAGCGCGAGGCGCTCAACGACTTCGCCGTCTCGCGCGGCCCCTGGCTCGCCGGTGTGCTGTCCGACCTGCGCCGCCTGCACGGCCCGGACGGGCCCGAGCGGGTCGTGCTGGCCGAGCGGCAGAGCGCGGACGTCGCCCGGTGGATCGCGCTCGCCGGGCTCGCCCTGCCGGACGGGCTCGCCGAGCAGCTGACCTTCACCACGTACACCCGCCGCCCCGCGAGGCCGCGCAGCGGGTGGTCGGGGTGCTGCCCGAGGACGCCGAGGAGCTGACGGACTCCGGGCTGCGCGTGCACCTGTGCACCGGTCCGCGCCCGGAGGGGCCCGTCGGCGACATCTGGGCCGAGACGGCGGCCCGGGTCTGGCGCGGCCGGGCGCCGGAGCTGTTCCGGGAGGCCGCCGATCTGCCCGGGGAGCCGTTCGCGGCGGGCCCGCTGGCGGTGACGGCCCTGTGCGCCGGCATACCGCTCGGCACCGAGGAGCGCGCGGCGGCCGCGGACTGGGCCGCCGAGCGGCCGTACGCCCTGGACGGGGCCCGGACGCGCCGGCTGGTCGAGGCGCTGACCGCGCCCGGTACCGACGACCGCTCGGGGCCCGAATTCGACGCCGCCGGGCGGCTGTTCGCGGCGCTCGACGGCCGCTCCCCCGCGACGACCACCGCCCCGCTCGCCGCGATGCTGGTGACCGAGGCGGTGCGCGGCGGCAACGGCTCGCTGGAGCTGCCCGGCCGCACCGCGTTCAGCGGCCCGGAGGGCGCGGCCGTCGCCGGGGTGCTGGGGCCCGAGATCGTGACCGAGCTGGGCGGTGCGGGCGTCGGCCTGGACGTGGCCCGTACGGTGCAGCTGCTGCGGGTGGCCCGGCTGCTCGGGGTGGACTGCGCCGAGCTGCTGCCCTCCGTGGTGGACCGGCTCGCGCCCGCGCTGCTGACGGGCGGTGAGGAGGGCGCCCCGGGCTGGGCGCCCGCGCTGCTCGAGCTGATGGACGAACAGTTCGATGTGCGCACGGCGCTGCTGGGCGCGCTCGACCGGATCGCGCCGGACCACCCGGCCGACGTGGCGCGGCTGCTGAGCCGGGTGCCGCTGCCGTTCACCGGCACGCAGGCGCTGCCGCATCTGCGGATGTGCGCCGGGGCGCCGGAGGCCAGGACGGACTGCGGCGACGACCGGGTCGCGACGCTCCAGCGCATCCTGCGGGCGGGCGGAGTCTCCCCGTTTGCGGAGCCGCTGGTGCTGCGGACGGCGGTGGGCCTGGTCTGGGACGAGGAGGCGCCGACGGCCGCCGAGGCCCGGCAGCTCCTTGAGGCGGCGACCTCGGACGCGCACCGGGCGGCCGGCACCTGGTCGCTCCTGGTGGCCGCCGCGCTCGCGGCCGGTGCCGACGACGGGGCGGCCCCGGAGCTGGCCCACGACCTGCTGCGCGGCTTCCCGCAGGAGACCGGGGGCCGGGTGCGCGCGGCGCTCCAGCTACTGGAATTCGCCGACGAGGTGCGTTCGGGCGCGGCGGAGCCGGACTGGGCCGAACGGGTGCGGGCGCTGCGCGCGGAGGCGGAGCCGGTGGAGCCGGGCGTGCTCGGGCAGGCGTGCGACGCGGTGGCCGGGCGGCTGCTGGCGCCGGAGCGGCCCGACGAGGAGCTGTACGCCCTCGTGCGGAGCGGGGACGCGGACCTGATCGCCGCCTACGCCCGGACCGCGCGCGGTGACGGCGTCCGGGCCCGGCTGGCCGCCGACCCGGCCTACGCGGCCGACTGCTTCACCGTGTGGACGGCCCACCCGCACGCCGGCGCGACGTGGACCGAGGCCGCCGCCGGGCTCCTCGACGAGGTGCTGCGTCCGGTGGTGCGGGGGCTGCCCGCGGACCGGGTGGCGGCGGTCGCGGACGCGGTCGCCCGCTCGGGCAGCAGCGGCCGGGCGGACGCCTTCCGCGACTGGAACCGCCGCGAGCGCGGCACCCTGGGCCGCCTGGGCCGCCGCCTCGCGGGGCGGGTGCGGCGGGCCTAGCCTGATCCAAACGAAAGGCCCTGGGCGCGGGATCAGCCGCGCAGAGCCAGAGCGGTCCCGAGGCCGATCAGGCTCACGCCCGACACTCCGGCAAGGCCCTGCTCGACGCCAGGACGGCGCAGCAGGGCCCTGATGCGGGCGAGGAGCGTGAGCACCAGCGCGAACCAGAGCAGGCACAGGACCCAGAAGACGCCCGCGAGCGTGCTCTGGTTCGCGGTCGTGCTCATTCCCGGCAGGACGAACTGGGGAAAGAGTGACAGGTAGAAGGCCGCCACCTTGGGATTCAAAAGGTTGCTGATCAGTCCCTGCCGCACACAGACGCGCATGGTGCGTCCCGTCACCGCCCGGGCGGGCCGGGCGTCGTGGCCGGCCGTTCTCCTCTCGGCACTGCTGCGCCGCATGCGGACGAATCCGATCAGGGCTTTGAGCCCGAGGTGGATGAGGTAGAAGGCGCCGGCCAGGCGCACAGCCGCATAGCCGATTTCCGAGGCGGTCAACAAAGCCGTGAGCCCCGCCACGGCGGCCGCGGCCAGAACGGCGTGGCCGAGCATGATCCCCGCAGCTGTCGCGACTCCGGCGCGCTGACCGGATCTGGCGGTATTGCCCAGGAGCAGAGCCAGGTCGGGGCCGGGTACCACGATGATGAGCAGGGAGGCCGCGATGAAGCCCAGCAGCTCTGTCATGGGGTTCTTCCTTGTCCTTCGGTGGTGCTGGGCAGCCGATCAGGCGGATCCGGTACGGGTGCGGCCTGTTGCCTTGGTCAGGGACAGCCCATAACCCGCATGAACCGGTCGGCCAGAGTCCCGGTGTCGATGTCGCTCGCGTCATGGCCGGACAGGATGCGGAAGAAGGGCGGCCCGATCAGGAGCGCGGTCGCCTGCTGGGTGGAGAGGGTCGTGCCACTGGCCGTGCGTACGGCGTCCACGACCCCTGCCGCACTGTCTTCGAGGACGTCGCGGGAGGCCAGCAGGAGGGCGACGTCCGGATCGTGCTGCGCCTCTCCCAGAAGGGCCCGGTAAGCCGCCCCGGCGTGGGAACGGGTCAAGAAGGTGACCAGAGCGTCGAGGTAGGCCCTCACATCCTCGCGGGCATCTCCGCTCAGGGGCGCCGCGAGCTCGTGCTGGGCGTCGAGCACGCTCGCCTCGTACAGCACCTCCGCCTTGTTCGACCACCAGCGGTAGACGGTCTGGCGGCCCACGCCCGCCCGCTCAGCGATGCCCTTCATCGTCAGTGCCGCGTATCCGACCTCGACCAGGAGGTCGTCGACGGCGTGCAGCACGGCGGTCCGTGCGCTCTCGCTGCGTGGCCGTCCCCGGCCGTTGCTCTCCACCATGGCCCCACTATAAACGAGACACCGTGTCCCACATGTGTTAGCTTTACGGTGCACGGTGCCTCGAAATAATGTTTCTCGAACCCTCCGACCTGCGCTTTGCGCCGTGCTCCGTTCACCGAATCCGAGAAGGAATGAGAGCCATGGCTTCCACCGCGCTGGAAAGTCCTGCGCGCCCGATACAGAGGTCCGGGCCGGTCCTCGCGTGCATGAGCGTGTGCACCGCCCTGGTGGTCGGCTTCGTCGCGGCGATCAACCTGGCCGTTCCCGAACTGGCGGCGAGTGCTTTGCGGCCGACCTCGTCGGACCTGCTGTGGATCGTCGACGCCTACGTGGTGATCTTCGCCTGCCTGGTCATCCCCGCCGGCGCGGCCGGCGACAAGCTCGGCCGCAAGGGAACCCTCCTGACCGGGCTCGCCGTATTCGCGGCCGGGGCCATCGTGTCGGCCACCGCGCCGAACGTGGCCGTCATGCTGATCGGCCGCGCGGTCACCGGCCTCGGTGCCGCGTGCGTCCTGCCCAACTGCGTCGGCATCCTGCTGCACGCCACCGCCCCGAGCGCCGCACCCACGCCCTGGCCGTCTGGGCGGCGGCCTCCGGTATCGGCGGGGTCGTCGGCAACGTCGGGGGCGGTGCCGTACTGACCGCCGGGTCCTGGCGCACTCTGTTCATCGCCGTCGCGGTCACCGCCGCGGCCTGCCTGGCCTGGGCGGCACGGTCAGCGCCGCGCAGCCCGCGTCACGAACGCACCCTGGACCTGCCGGGCACCCTGCTGTTCGTGGCGGCCGTGGTGGCCCTGCTCATCGGCATCATCGAAGGACCGGAACAGGGCTGGGGCAGTGCCGTCGTGCTCACCGCCTTCGCCGTCAGCGTGGTGTTGGGCGTGAGCTGGGTGCTGGTCGAACTGCGCGTCGCACACCCCATGCTCGACCCCCGGCTCTTCCGAAACCCCGGACTCAGCAGCGCAAGCCTCGGCATGACGGTCGTCTTCTTCGGCAACTTCGGCCTCTTCTACGTCAACGCCTCACTGCTGCAGTACGGCCGCGGATTCTCCGTCCTGCAAACCGGCCTCGGCATCATGCCGCTGACCATCCCCCTACTGGTCGGCACCCGCTACGTGCCTTCCCTGATACGCCGCTTCGGAGCCGCCGCCACACTCGCTGTGGCCTTCCTGCTGGGCAGCGCCGGCCTGATCTGGCTCTCCTACGCCTCCACCATGGCCTACCCCGTCTACGCGGCCGCGCTGGTCGTGATCGGTCTGGGCATCATGCTGGCCGCCCCCTGCCTGACCGCGCAGATCGCCTCGGCCCTGCCCGTGGAGAGGGCCGGTATCGCCGGAGGCTTGCAGTCGGCGACCCGAGAACTGGGCAGCGCCCTGGGCGTGGCCGTCGTCGGCACCATCCTGACCGCCGGCTTCACCCACAGCCTCCCCGCGGCGCTCCAGGCACACTCGCCCGTCCCGCGCACCGTCAAGGAAGCGCTCACCCTCGCACCGTCGGACCACACCGCCATCAGCCAGGCCTTCACCCACGGAGCCGACACCGCCCTGCGTGCCGCTGCCCTCATCGTCCTGTTCGCAGGAGCCCTCGTTGTCGCAGGCGCCCGCCGCGGCCGCGAAGCAGCGCGGCTCTAGCGCGAAGCAGCCACCCCGTTCGCCGTACGGCCAACGCCGTGCCCGGGGTGATTCCTCATCTCATCACCCGCAACAGCCCCCGCAGGGGGCAAAGGAGGCCACGCTCATGCGTGCGTTTGTCACTGGAGCGACCGGTTGGATCGGATCCGCCGTCGTCGACGAGCTCCTCGCCGCCGGCCACGAGGTCGTCGGTCTGACCCGGTCGCCGGAAGGCGAGCAGAAGCTGACCGCCAAGGGCGCGGCTGCTCTGCGCGGCGACCTCGACGACCTCGACGCTCTGCGGCGCGGCGCGGCCGACGCCGACGCCGTCATCCATCTCGCCAACAAGCACGACTGGGGCAACCCGGCGGAGTCCGACCGCGCCGAGCGCGCCGCCGTCGCCGCGCTCGGGGACGCCTTGGCCGGGAGCAACCGGCCCCTGCTCGTCGCGTCCGCGCTGTCCGGTCTCGTGGAGGGCCGGCCGGCCACCGAGGACGACGCCTCACCCGCCGTCGGTCCCGACTCCAACCGCGGCGGCAGCGAGAACCTCGCCCTCGACTACGTCGCCCAGGGCGTGCGGACGGTGATCGTACGTTTCGCGCCGAGCGTGCACGGCCGCGGCGACTGGGGATTCGTCAACTTCCTGACCGCCGCCGCCCGCAAGCAGAGCGCCTCGGGCTACATCGGTGACGGATCCACCACCTGGTCGGCGGTGCACCGCACCGACGCCGCCCGCCTCATCCGCCTCGGCATGGAACAGGCCCCCGCCGGCACGCGTCTGCACGCCGTGGCCGAGGAGAGCGTCACCACCAAGGAGATCGCCGAAGCCATCGGCCGCAGCCTCGGCCTTCCGGTCGTCTCCGTCGCACCCGAGGACGCCGGGCCCCATTTCGGGTTCGTCGGGCACTTCTTCGCGTCGACGATGACCGCCACCAGCACGACCACCCGGCAGCTGCTGTCCTGGCAGCCCAGCGGCCCCAGCCTCATCGAGGACATCGACGCGGGCGCCTACACCGCCTGACGGCAACAGCATGGCGGGCGGGAGGGCACGGAGCGGCTTCCTGTTCCTCGACGGCTGGAAACACCTGTGCCTGCCCGTCCTTCAGCTTCTCGAGCCGCGCCTTGCTCCTGGCACCCTCGTCGTGGCCGACGATCTCGCCACCTACCTGGCCCATGTGCGCGCCACGGCCAACGGCTACCACAGCGTCACCTTCCCCGTGGCGACGGCATGGAGATTAGCTGCCGCCTCTAGGCCGTCTCTGTCGGACCTTGCATGATGATCGGCATGAACACGGAAGCCTGTGACCCAGCCGAGTTGGCCGCCCTTCGCGAGATCTTCCTGTCCCGTCCCGAGGCGCTGCCGCCCATCGGCTCGGTCGCGGTGCGGTCCTTCGAGGAGGAACACGGCATCCTGCTTCCGGAGCCGTACCGCACATTCGTGGCGGAGGTCAGCGACGGACTGCGCGCCGGGCCGCCCTACTACGGTCTGCTGCCCCTCGCGCAAACGCCCGAGGACTGGGGCTCGGACCGCCCCGAGCGCCTGCTTGCAGAACCTTTTCCTCTCACGACGGCGTGGCTGTGGGAGGCGGAGGACGACGAGGCGACTCTGTCCGATCAGGAGTTCGAAGACCTGGCAGCCCCCGTGTACGACCACGGCTCACTGCTGCTGGGCACCGATGGCTGCGGCATGTACTGGCACCTGATCGTCACCGGTCCGCAGCGCGGTCACGTCTGGCTGATCGACGAGAACGGCGCGATACCCTTCGGCACCCGACCAGGCGTGTCCCTGATGCCGGGCACGCCTGGTTTCCTCGGTTGGGTGACCCACTGGGCCCAGGGCCGCTCCTGGTTCGCGGACACGCCCTAGGTGTATTGACCACGAGCGTTGTTAACGCTGGTGGTCAATACACCTAGGGCCTGTCCAGCGGGATCAGGCGTCCGGCGTCAGCCGCAGTGAGATCGAGTTGATGCAGTAGCGCTGGTCCGTCGGGGTCGGGTAGCCCTCGCCCTCGAAGACGTGGCCCAGGTGCGAGCCGCAGCGGGCGCAGCGGACCTCCGTGCGGACCATGCCGTGGCTGCGGTCCTGGATCAGCTCGACCGCGTCGGTGTCCTTCGGGTCGTAGAAGGACGGCCACCCGCAGTGCGACTCGAACTTCGTGTCGGAGCGGAACAGCTCCGCGCCGCAGGCCCGGCAGGAGTAGACGCCCTCGGTCTTGGTGTCCGTGTACTCACCGACGAACGCGGGCTCGGTGCCGGCCTTGCGCAGCACCGCGTACTCGGCGGGGGTGAGCTCCTCCCGCCACTGTTCGTCCGGCTTCTCGACGTCGTACGGCACGGTGGCTCCTTCAGCTCGACAGGTGGTCCAGGATTCGCGGGCCGAGGTCGGTGACGTCGCCCGCTCCCATGGTGAGAACGAGGTCGCCGGGGGTCGCCATTCCCGCGACGACCTCGGGGACCCGGTCCTTGTCGTGGACGGCGGTGACGTCGGCCCCGGCGGCGGTCGCGGCGTCGATGATCAGGGCGCTGGTGACCCCGGGGACGGGGTCCTCGCGGGCCGGGTAGATGTCCAGGACCACGGAGGCGTCGGCGAGGGCGAGGGCCTGGCCCATCTCGGTGCCCAGCTCCTGGGTGCGCGAGAACAGGTGCGGCTGGAAGACGACGAGGAGGCGGGCGTCGGTGACGGCGCCGCGCATGGCCTCCAGGTCGGCGGTCATCTCGGTGGGGTGGTGCGCGTAGCTGTCGATGACCTGGACGCCGGCCGCCTCGCCCTTGAGCTGGAGGCGGCGCTTGACCCCGGTGTACGTGCCGAGGGCCGAGGCGAGGTTGTGGGCGGGGATGCCGAGCGCGATGCCGGCGGCGAGGGCGGCGACCGCGTTGAGCGCGTAGTGGCGGCCGGGCACGGACACCGTGAAGGTGAGGAACTTCCCGCCCAGGATCACCGTGACCTCACTGGTCAGGCCGCGCGGGGCGATCTTGTGGACGCGCACGTCCGCGGTCTCCGACTCGCCGTAGGTGACGACGGTGAGCGCGGGCAGCGCCTCGCGGACCCGGCGGGTCAGCTCGACGGCGCCGGACTGGTCGGCGGAGACGACGAGCGTGCCCTCGGGGACGATCTTCCCGGCGAAGGTCTCGAAGGACTCGTAGATCTCGTCCATCGACGCGTAGTTCGCGTGGTGGTCCAGCTCGACGTTGAGGACGATCGCGACGTCGGGGTCGTACTTCTGGAAGCTGCGGTCGCTCTCGTCGGCCTCGGCGACGAAGATGTCGCCCTCGCCGTGCGTGGCGTTGGTGCCGGGCCCGGCCAGGTCGCCGCCGATGGCGTACGAGGGGTCGAGGTCCAGCTCGCTCAGGGCAACGGCCAGCATCGAGGTGGTGGTGGTCTTGCCATGGGTGCCGGCCACCGCGATGGAGCGCAGCCCGCCCATCAGCGAGGCCAGGGCGTCGGAGCGGTGCACGACGGGGATCGACAGCTCCCCGGCGCGCACCAGCTCCGGATTGTCGGCGCGGATGGCGCTGGAGACGACCACACAGCTCGCGTCGTCGGCCAGGTGCCCGGCGGCGTGCCCGATGTGGACGGTCGCCCCCAGGGCGCGCAGCGCCTCGGCCGTCGGGGACTCCTTGGCGTCGCTGCCCGCGACCTTCGCGCCGCGCTGGGCGAGGATCTTGGCGATGCCCGACATTCCGGCGCCGCCGATGCCGATGAAGTGCGGTCGTTCCATGGCGGCGGGGATGCCGGGTGCCATACGTGTCTCTCCCAGGTGCGTACGGGTAGGGACTCCCAGCCTATTCGCTGTGCGCGAAGAGCTTGAGCACCGGGACGCCGACCTTGTGCCGGGCGCGGGACGCCCAGTCGCGGTGGAAGAACTCCTCGACGTAGTGGGGCGCGGTCAGCACGATGACCTCGTCGGCCCGGGACTCCTCGACCACCGAGGTGAGCTTGTCCAGGGGGTGGCTCTCGATCACCTGGCCGACGGCCTCGGAGCCCGCCTGGCGCAGGGCCTCCAGGGACACTTCGAGGGCGAGCCCGGCCGACTCCCTGGCGCTCCTGCCCTCGGGCTCCTCGCTCTCGCGGGCCGCTTCCTTCAGTTCGCCCATCGCCAGGTCGTCGATGGCCCGCAGCAGGACGTCCGCCTGGTCGCCGCGCGGCTGCATGAGGACGACGAAGGAGGTGCGCTCCTCCCCGTGCAGGGTGGTGACGAATTCGACGTCCCCGGCGGTGAGGGCCTTCTCGATCATCAAAACGCTGGTGAACACCACGGAGCCCTTCTCTTCAGCGACCGTTCGCCGGTCGCTGCCGAAACCATCCTTCCCCGCGCTCGCACGGGGTCTGCGAGATCCATTCTGCCCACGGAACGCTAACCGGAACATGATATTCCGCTCATTGCCACCGCACGGGGCGTACGGGGAGAGCTCTGGGGCGTACGGGTGCGGCGGGGCCTCAGGGCCGGCGGTAGCGGGTGAAGAGGAAGCCGTCCTCCTCCAGCAGCGAGGCCAGGGCGAATCGTTTCGGCACCTCGACGGCGGGCCCGCCCGCGATCCGCTGGGCGTCACCGGCCGTGAGCAGCGGCGCGACGGTCAGGCACAGCTCGTCCAGCACGCCTTCCGCCACGAACTGGCCGAGCAGCCGGGGCCCGCCCTCCGTGAGCAGCCGCCGGTGCCCCCGGTCGGCCAGCTCCCGCACGGCGCGGGCCGGGTCGACGCGCGAGCCCTCCCCCGCGATCACCACCTCGGCGCCCGCCTTCCGGGCCGTCGCGATCCGGTCCGGGGGCGCGCCCGCACCGGTCAGCACGAGCGTCGGGACCAGCGGCGAGACGAAGAGCGGGAGCGAGAAGTCCAGGTCCAGGCTGCCGCTGACCACGGCGACGGCCGGGGCCGGGGTCTGCCCGGCCGCCGCCCGGCGCGCCGCGAAGGCGTCCCGCGCCCTGGCCGGGCGGTAACCCTCCTGGCGTACGGTCTGGGCGCCCGCGATCACCACGTCGGCGAGGCCGCGCAGGGTGCCGAAGATCCGCATGTCGCTCTCGCAGGAGATCGGCTGCGAGCGGCCGTCGTGCTGGGCGGCCCCGTCCAGCGTGGACACCATGTTGGCGCGCAGCCAGGGGCCGTCCGCGGCAGGGTAGGCGTAGGCGTCGGCGAGGCGGTCCAGGCTCCATTCGCCGGAGGTGTCGGCCGCGGTCAGGTCGGTCACGGGGAACAGGCGTCGCATGTCCGGCAGTCTGGCACGGGTCGTAAGCTTGACGGTTGTGTCGTCCTCCCACGCCGTGCCGGGGTCCAGCCCCATAGCCGAAACGGCCCCGCTGTCCCTGTGCGCCCGCGAGCCGCACGTCCCCGCCGACCGTCTGGTCGCCGAGATGGTGCCGCCGCCGCGCTTCGACTCCGTGCGCTTCGATACGTACGTCCCCGACCCGAACCAGCCGAGCCAGACCGAGGCGGTCCGGGTGCTGAGCGACTTCGCCGCCGGGCTCGGCGGGGCGCACGCCTCGGGCTCCGGCAAGCGCAAGTGGTTCGG from Streptomyces drozdowiczii carries:
- a CDS encoding LysE family translocator; translated protein: MTELLGFIAASLLIIVVPGPDLALLLGNTARSGQRAGVATAAGIMLGHAVLAAAAVAGLTALLTASEIGYAAVRLAGAFYLIHLGLKALIGFVRMRRSSAERRTAGHDARPARAVTGRTMRVCVRQGLISNLLNPKVAAFYLSLFPQFVLPGMSTTANQSTLAGVFWVLCLLWFALVLTLLARIRALLRRPGVEQGLAGVSGVSLIGLGTALALRG
- a CDS encoding TetR/AcrR family transcriptional regulator — protein: MVESNGRGRPRSESARTAVLHAVDDLLVEVGYAALTMKGIAERAGVGRQTVYRWWSNKAEVLYEASVLDAQHELAAPLSGDAREDVRAYLDALVTFLTRSHAGAAYRALLGEAQHDPDVALLLASRDVLEDSAAGVVDAVRTASGTTLSTQQATALLIGPPFFRILSGHDASDIDTGTLADRFMRVMGCP
- a CDS encoding SDR family oxidoreductase, with amino-acid sequence MRAFVTGATGWIGSAVVDELLAAGHEVVGLTRSPEGEQKLTAKGAAALRGDLDDLDALRRGAADADAVIHLANKHDWGNPAESDRAERAAVAALGDALAGSNRPLLVASALSGLVEGRPATEDDASPAVGPDSNRGGSENLALDYVAQGVRTVIVRFAPSVHGRGDWGFVNFLTAAARKQSASGYIGDGSTTWSAVHRTDAARLIRLGMEQAPAGTRLHAVAEESVTTKEIAEAIGRSLGLPVVSVAPEDAGPHFGFVGHFFASTMTATSTTTRQLLSWQPSGPSLIEDIDAGAYTA
- a CDS encoding SMI1/KNR4 family protein, whose amino-acid sequence is MMIGMNTEACDPAELAALREIFLSRPEALPPIGSVAVRSFEEEHGILLPEPYRTFVAEVSDGLRAGPPYYGLLPLAQTPEDWGSDRPERLLAEPFPLTTAWLWEAEDDEATLSDQEFEDLAAPVYDHGSLLLGTDGCGMYWHLIVTGPQRGHVWLIDENGAIPFGTRPGVSLMPGTPGFLGWVTHWAQGRSWFADTP
- the msrB gene encoding peptide-methionine (R)-S-oxide reductase MsrB produces the protein MPYDVEKPDEQWREELTPAEYAVLRKAGTEPAFVGEYTDTKTEGVYSCRACGAELFRSDTKFESHCGWPSFYDPKDTDAVELIQDRSHGMVRTEVRCARCGSHLGHVFEGEGYPTPTDQRYCINSISLRLTPDA
- the murC gene encoding UDP-N-acetylmuramate--L-alanine ligase, which produces MAPGIPAAMERPHFIGIGGAGMSGIAKILAQRGAKVAGSDAKESPTAEALRALGATVHIGHAAGHLADDASCVVVSSAIRADNPELVRAGELSIPVVHRSDALASLMGGLRSIAVAGTHGKTTTTSMLAVALSELDLDPSYAIGGDLAGPGTNATHGEGDIFVAEADESDRSFQKYDPDVAIVLNVELDHHANYASMDEIYESFETFAGKIVPEGTLVVSADQSGAVELTRRVREALPALTVVTYGESETADVRVHKIAPRGLTSEVTVILGGKFLTFTVSVPGRHYALNAVAALAAGIALGIPAHNLASALGTYTGVKRRLQLKGEAAGVQVIDSYAHHPTEMTADLEAMRGAVTDARLLVVFQPHLFSRTQELGTEMGQALALADASVVLDIYPAREDPVPGVTSALIIDAATAAGADVTAVHDKDRVPEVVAGMATPGDLVLTMGAGDVTDLGPRILDHLSS
- a CDS encoding indole-3-glycerol phosphate synthase, coding for MIEKALTAGDVEFVTTLHGEERTSFVVLMQPRGDQADVLLRAIDDLAMGELKEAARESEEPEGRSARESAGLALEVSLEALRQAGSEAVGQVIESHPLDKLTSVVEESRADEVIVLTAPHYVEEFFHRDWASRARHKVGVPVLKLFAHSE
- a CDS encoding pyrimidine reductase family protein — protein: MRRLFPVTDLTAADTSGEWSLDRLADAYAYPAADGPWLRANMVSTLDGAAQHDGRSQPISCESDMRIFGTLRGLADVVIAGAQTVRQEGYRPARARDAFAARRAAAGQTPAPAVAVVSGSLDLDFSLPLFVSPLVPTLVLTGAGAPPDRIATARKAGAEVVIAGEGSRVDPARAVRELADRGHRRLLTEGGPRLLGQFVAEGVLDELCLTVAPLLTAGDAQRIAGGPAVEVPKRFALASLLEEDGFLFTRYRRP